The genomic DNA AACGTAAAGATTACCAGATGAAATCAGTCTTAGTGTCTAAAGCTATGGCGCTGATTAATGGATTACAAGATTCGCTGGATTTGTCGTATGGCAAAATTCCGGAGGATCTTTTTGCTTTGTACGAGTATATGAAATCCCGATTATTAGATAGTAGCAAAGAGATGAATACAGCACCTATTGATGAAATTACTGGGCTTGTTAATACCATCAAATCTGCATGGGATCAAATTCCTGATACAGAGAAGCAGCGAGCTTATACTATACGTCAGCAAAAGGCTGAGTAATATGGAGCTGTGCTTAACTCTTCTGGCAGATCTTAGAGAACAGACTCAGCATCTTGAATCTATAATTGCATCTCATGAAATAGAACAGGCTTTAGAACTAATTGATAGTCGGTTATTACTTTTAGATAAGTTGCATTTATTAGCACAACAGGATGAACAAGCCAGAGCACAAATCAGGATAGTAGCCCAAGAGTTGTTGCCAAGGGAAGAGTTAATGATTGCTCTGCTTCAGGAAAATAAATCAGCCGTTGCTGAGTTATTAACTCAGGCATTATCCGGTAATAAAGCTCAACAGCTATATCAGCGGTTCTCTCAGGAGTGATAATGCAGGATCTAAATGATGTTCTGGCTGAAGCGGAACTTAAAGTAGCGCGTTTAGCCATGCAGGCACAACAAGAAAAAGCCATGGCTGAAGTATTACCGCTTCGTTTTGCCAAAAATATGATTGCTTTACGGCAGTATCTGCCAAAAGTTGCTGATATATTTGATTCTTATCAGCCGATGCGCGAATTTCGTCTATTTTGTAATGAAAACGGTATTCCTAATCTGGAGTGGCTGGACAAGAACGTAGCTATTTATGGTGATGATCCATATGCAGATTGTGAAAAGCAAATCACGGATATTCTCAATAGTAGTACCCTTCTGAATATTGAATTTTCAACCGAAAAAAATGACGCTAAATTTATACATGTTGAATATTTAAATCAATTAACGCGCTGTAATCAGCAAGCAGAAGAACAACTGGAACGTATACACAAAGTTCCCGATTCTTTGCCTTTGATGATGATGTTTGGCGTTGGGCTTGGAT from uncultured Tolumonas sp. includes the following:
- the fliS gene encoding flagellar export chaperone FliS, translated to MYKKNLNAYKSNSLEADISVADPHRVIQLMLQGLLERLAQTKGAIERKDYQMKSVLVSKAMALINGLQDSLDLSYGKIPEDLFALYEYMKSRLLDSSKEMNTAPIDEITGLVNTIKSAWDQIPDTEKQRAYTIRQQKAE